The genomic stretch ATTTAGCGGTTTTTTGTGGCATTCTGGAAGGCCATCGTCATTCTTCATTCTCTGCATCTCCTATATAATTACCTGTGCCTATTTTTACTGGGTATTTTCAAAAAAATATAAAGGCGTTACAATGGATGTTGCATCCATGGAAGAACATCCCCTTGATCATATAAAAGATAAACCTTTCGCCATTATTGTTTGTTTAGTTTTTGCACTTACAATTGTTGCCATGGCACTTAGACCTGTTTTTGGTTATCACCTTGGTTTTATTGCAATGTGGGGTGCACTTGCTTTAATCCTTATCTTTGAATTATTCAAGGGTCGTTTTACTTTAGAAATTCCTAATTTGGAGCAAGTTTTATCAGAACTTGACTGGAGGGCGATCTTTTTCTATGTGTCACTGTTTGCCCTGGTAGGAGGTCTTGAACATGCAGGTGTAATCAAATCTATCTCTAATTTAATTACCCCGCTTATACAAAAAAGTCTTATCGCTGGGAGTACGGTGCTCTTCTGGGTCACTGCTCCTATCG from Pseudomonadota bacterium encodes the following:
- a CDS encoding SLC13 family permease, encoding FSGFLWHSGRPSSFFILCISYIITCAYFYWVFSKKYKGVTMDVASMEEHPLDHIKDKPFAIIVCLVFALTIVAMALRPVFGYHLGFIAMWGALALILIFELFKGRFTLEIPNLEQVLSELDWRAIFFYVSLFALVGGLEHAGVIKSISNLITPLIQKSLIAGSTVLFWVTAPIVGIVEHDAYILTMLYVIRDLGKSQAINPWPLYWMLLWAGTLGSNLTIAGAPALFVAKNMGEKEDQRKVGLKEFMAISVPYVVVSLISCYIPAMLVWVIPFAK